CATGTAGAGCATGTTCTCGACGCCGTTCACCTGCTGCTCAATCGGCGCTGCGACCGTGTCGGCCACTACCTGGGCGTTCGCGCCCGGGAACACCGCTCTCACGGTCACCGTCGGCGGCGTGATCTGCGGATACTGCTCGATCGGCAAGCCAAACAACGCCACGGCGCCAATCAACATCGTCACCAACGCGATGACGTTGGCAAAGACGGGGCGGTCAATGAAGAAGCGAGATAGCACGGGGAGGTAGGACGTAGGTGTAGTAGTTAGTAGGTGAAGTAGGTGAAGTAGCAGGCGAGTTGCGGCCGATCACTGGTCTGCGCGCGCTCCTTCATGACTCGCCACTTTCTTCCTCCCTCGGCGTCTCCGCGTCTCTGCGGTTCAATGGGGAGCAGCCGCCGCAGTGGTCGGATTCACTGTTCTGGCGGCCATTTTTTCGGCGCGCTCCGGGCTGACCTTCGACTTGG
The sequence above is a segment of the Planctomycetia bacterium genome. Coding sequences within it:
- a CDS encoding efflux RND transporter permease subunit, coding for MLSRFFIDRPVFANVIALVTMLIGAVALFGLPIEQYPQITPPTVTVRAVFPGANAQVVADTVAAPIEQQVNGVENMLYM